In a single window of the Elaeis guineensis isolate ETL-2024a chromosome 8, EG11, whole genome shotgun sequence genome:
- the LOC109506161 gene encoding uncharacterized protein, protein MMVRVATYFMMSFRAFLFWQSMEKFHVWITLHQDEKDPGIGFCIGEIINRDRLDSNLEVV, encoded by the exons ATGATGGTAAGAGTGGCAACGTATTTCATGATGTCCTTCAGGGCCTTCCTCTTCTGGCAGTCCATGGAGAAATTTCATGTCTGGATCACCCTCCACCAAGATGAGAAG GATCCAGGTATTGGATTTTGTATCGGGGAAATAATTAATAGAGATCGGTTGGATTCGAATTTGGAGGTGGTTTAA